The Bacillus vallismortis genome window below encodes:
- a CDS encoding ABC transporter permease, translating to MNLRTIARKNILGNLQRYVAYFLSCVFAVSVFFVFTSFIFHPDVNEDNIYGGSLVKTCLSAALVVIIVFCLFFISYSNSAFLQARKKEFGLLTLFGTSKQQLRKMIYYEQSLISLAAIAAGIGAGLLFSKLFFMIMTWMLSVKVPISFVIVPKAFVLTAAGFLILFQTLLILSLGRIRKLEIIELMKSAQKPKSLPAYSKWLTVLSLLCLGGGYYLAATANVIDMVFRVFPILILVLIGTYFFFTQSSVAFFRMLYRKKHSFYNGTNIIVRSNMIFRLKDHASMLFLTSIITAVILTATGVIYMFYADLQRQEEQSIPQSVAWVEKDASRFQVMEPARAESTLRKADAEIKYKVNATGIPVTFQSDLPYGNKKTEAEALLISEKIYNQVAKEKGYPVIHLQENEAFINVPFQMMVKDTFGEGETAAFHMKSEKTLSYVMKKQQNKGVLMSVGGVSRLLVVSEKSFDSLTRDVPLKEQMRVVGYELEHWQETVDVSEKLENMVPKEHTSDFQTRAPSYQIVKQAVALTLFIGMFVSVLFFIVQGSMLYLRMFTEIEDTRLQVLALKRIGITDKEIHSILGKQIGFLFFIPFIAGTIHAGFAYAALSNMLHSNLFLEAVLVIIIYFVFQAVYYLVTRYIYKRAVLQHITF from the coding sequence ATGAATTTGAGAACCATCGCCCGTAAAAACATTCTTGGGAATCTGCAACGGTATGTCGCCTACTTTTTAAGCTGTGTGTTTGCCGTTTCCGTGTTTTTTGTCTTCACATCTTTCATTTTTCATCCGGATGTCAATGAAGACAATATATATGGCGGAAGCCTTGTCAAAACGTGCTTAAGCGCAGCCCTTGTCGTCATCATTGTGTTTTGTCTATTTTTTATCTCATATTCGAATTCGGCGTTTTTGCAGGCGAGAAAGAAAGAGTTTGGGCTGCTGACACTTTTCGGAACATCAAAGCAGCAGCTCCGCAAGATGATTTATTATGAGCAGTCTCTGATCTCTCTTGCGGCGATTGCGGCAGGTATTGGAGCAGGGCTGTTATTTTCAAAGCTGTTTTTTATGATCATGACATGGATGCTCAGCGTGAAGGTGCCGATTTCGTTTGTCATTGTGCCGAAAGCGTTTGTGCTGACGGCTGCGGGCTTTCTCATCCTGTTTCAGACGCTGCTCATTTTATCGCTGGGGCGGATTCGCAAGCTGGAAATCATTGAGTTGATGAAATCGGCTCAAAAGCCGAAAAGCTTGCCGGCCTATTCGAAATGGCTCACTGTGCTGTCATTGCTGTGCCTCGGCGGAGGTTATTATCTCGCTGCGACTGCAAATGTGATCGACATGGTGTTTCGGGTCTTTCCGATTCTGATTTTAGTGTTAATTGGCACGTATTTCTTTTTTACCCAAAGCAGTGTGGCGTTTTTCCGGATGCTGTACAGAAAAAAACACAGCTTCTATAATGGCACCAATATCATTGTGCGTTCCAACATGATCTTCCGGCTGAAGGATCACGCCAGCATGCTGTTTTTAACCTCTATCATTACAGCGGTTATACTCACAGCTACAGGTGTCATCTATATGTTTTATGCCGATTTGCAAAGGCAGGAGGAGCAAAGCATTCCTCAGTCTGTTGCATGGGTGGAAAAAGACGCTTCCCGTTTTCAGGTGATGGAGCCTGCGAGAGCGGAGAGCACACTGAGAAAAGCAGATGCTGAGATTAAGTATAAGGTGAATGCCACAGGGATTCCTGTCACTTTTCAATCAGACCTGCCGTATGGAAACAAGAAAACGGAAGCGGAAGCCTTGCTGATTTCAGAGAAAATCTATAATCAAGTCGCAAAGGAAAAAGGTTACCCTGTTATTCATTTACAAGAAAATGAAGCGTTTATCAATGTTCCTTTTCAGATGATGGTGAAAGATACATTTGGAGAAGGGGAAACAGCAGCATTTCATATGAAGTCAGAAAAAACACTTTCCTATGTCATGAAAAAGCAGCAAAACAAAGGGGTATTGATGTCAGTCGGAGGAGTCAGCCGTTTATTGGTCGTCAGCGAAAAAAGCTTTGACAGCCTGACACGGGATGTGCCGCTGAAGGAACAGATGAGAGTGGTAGGTTACGAGCTCGAGCATTGGCAGGAGACGGTGGATGTCTCTGAAAAACTTGAAAACATGGTGCCGAAAGAACATACATCTGATTTTCAAACACGTGCTCCAAGTTATCAGATTGTAAAGCAGGCCGTGGCATTAACGCTGTTTATAGGAATGTTTGTCAGCGTGTTGTTTTTTATCGTGCAAGGAAGCATGCTGTATTTGCGGATGTTTACGGAAATAGAGGATACGAGATTGCAGGTGTTAGCGTTAAAGAGGATAGGGATTACGGACAAAGAAATTCACTCCATCCTTGGAAAACAAATTGGATTTTTATTCTTCATCCCGTTTATCGCGGGTACCATTCATGCAGGCTTTGCGTATGCAGCGTTAAGCAATATGCTGCATTCCAACTTATTTCTGGAGGCTGTACTGGTCATCATCATTTATTTTGTGTTTCAGGCAGTATACTATCTTGTCACCCGCTACATCTATAAGCGTGCTGTTCTGCAGCATATCACATTTTAA
- the psdA gene encoding lantibiotic ABC transporter ATP-binding protein PsdA: MNVLQTTNLSKTYYSNKGTISYQALSDFDLSVAKGEFVGIMGPSGSGKTTLLNLLATIDKPTQGELMINGIQPKALKDQELALFRRRELGFVFQDFNLLDTLTVRENILLPLALDKVKLREMEARLDELANALQIKHILDHRTYEVSGGQQQRAACARAIIHNPALILADEPTGNLDSKSAKQVMNTLAQLNEEKEATILLVTHDATAASFCKRIVFIKDGRFFSEIHRGTNQQVFYQSILDTLSVLGGDFHEFENHRP, encoded by the coding sequence ATGAACGTGTTACAAACAACGAACCTGTCGAAAACGTACTATTCAAATAAAGGAACGATATCATATCAAGCGCTCAGCGACTTTGACCTCAGTGTGGCAAAAGGAGAATTTGTCGGCATTATGGGGCCGTCGGGAAGCGGAAAAACCACGCTTCTGAATTTGCTGGCCACCATTGATAAGCCGACCCAGGGTGAGTTGATGATTAACGGCATTCAGCCGAAAGCGTTAAAGGACCAGGAGCTGGCTCTGTTTCGCAGAAGAGAACTCGGCTTCGTCTTTCAGGATTTTAATCTGCTTGATACGCTGACGGTTCGGGAAAATATTCTGCTGCCGCTCGCACTGGATAAAGTAAAGCTGAGAGAAATGGAAGCCCGTCTGGATGAATTGGCCAATGCATTGCAAATCAAGCATATTCTCGATCACCGGACATACGAGGTGTCCGGCGGGCAGCAGCAGCGGGCCGCTTGCGCCAGAGCTATTATTCACAATCCGGCGCTCATTCTAGCTGATGAACCGACAGGAAATCTTGATTCAAAATCGGCAAAGCAAGTGATGAACACGCTGGCTCAGCTGAATGAAGAAAAGGAAGCGACGATATTATTGGTCACGCATGATGCGACAGCGGCGAGCTTCTGTAAACGGATTGTTTTTATTAAGGATGGCCGTTTCTTTTCAGAGATTCACAGAGGGACAAATCAACAGGTGTTTTATCAAAGTATATTGGATACCTTGAGTGTGTTGGGAGGCGATTTTCATGAATTTGAGAACCATCGCCCGTAA
- a CDS encoding HAMP domain-containing histidine kinase — protein MLKTYLIDRLAIILFSLLGIGTAMLIAYLSIIESGAEPPAENMMYIWVLPGVLLAAGFAADYVRQFSFLTYVKKLAERAPSSNDIGQALKARNPRTREQALWTKMINTLGQQYEGRLLQYMNQQKQHYTFTNQWVHHMKTPVSVISLMIQEGKNGASSSFSTFLEELEDENERFRHGLDMMLQTARLEEFAFDVKPQTFDLAELVRSLINQEKRQFIKRRLFPTLHVPPNAVQISSDQKWLSFVVEQILFNALKYSKQGVGDHITIRIETQGRETRLSVADEGIGIPPQDLPRIFDAFFTGENGRSMKEATGMGLYLAKQVCSRLGHHLYAESKEGAGTVMTIVFSSDTLVNVTAL, from the coding sequence GTGTTAAAGACGTATCTCATTGACCGCTTAGCCATAATTTTATTTTCATTATTAGGGATAGGGACGGCTATGCTGATTGCGTATTTAAGCATCATAGAGAGCGGCGCAGAACCTCCCGCAGAAAATATGATGTACATATGGGTTTTGCCCGGTGTTCTTTTAGCCGCCGGTTTTGCTGCTGATTATGTTCGGCAATTTTCCTTTCTGACTTATGTCAAAAAGCTTGCAGAACGAGCGCCTTCTTCGAATGACATCGGACAGGCTTTGAAAGCCCGAAACCCAAGAACTCGAGAGCAGGCGCTTTGGACGAAAATGATCAACACACTCGGGCAGCAATACGAAGGCAGGCTCTTACAATATATGAATCAGCAAAAACAGCATTATACTTTCACCAATCAGTGGGTCCACCATATGAAAACACCGGTTTCTGTTATTTCCTTAATGATTCAAGAAGGAAAAAACGGAGCCTCTTCTTCTTTTTCGACGTTTTTAGAGGAGCTTGAGGATGAAAATGAGAGATTTCGCCACGGTCTTGATATGATGCTGCAAACAGCCCGGCTGGAGGAATTTGCATTTGATGTAAAGCCGCAAACCTTTGATTTGGCCGAGCTGGTCCGTTCACTTATTAATCAGGAAAAACGGCAGTTTATCAAACGGCGCCTTTTTCCAACATTACATGTGCCGCCAAACGCCGTTCAGATTTCCAGTGATCAAAAATGGCTTTCCTTTGTCGTCGAGCAAATCCTTTTCAATGCCTTGAAATACTCAAAGCAAGGGGTGGGAGACCATATTACAATCCGGATAGAAACGCAGGGGCGTGAGACGCGTTTGTCGGTTGCTGATGAAGGCATCGGCATACCGCCGCAGGATCTGCCGCGGATTTTTGACGCGTTTTTTACCGGAGAAAACGGACGAAGCATGAAAGAGGCAACGGGAATGGGTCTTTATTTAGCAAAACAGGTATGCAGCCGGCTTGGCCACCACCTGTATGCGGAATCAAAAGAAGGGGCTGGCACGGTGATGACCATCGTGTTTTCAAGTGACACCCTAGTGAATGTGACAGCATTGTAA
- the psdR gene encoding two-component system response regulator PsdR yields the protein MYRILLVEDDERIASLLGGHLQKYGYEVKIAEQLNDIKLEFIEMKPDLVLLDINLPFFDGFYWCRQIRTISNAPIIFISARTDEMNQVMAIENGGDDYITKPFHLEVVVAKIKSVLRRTYGEYSPSLSQESRIMELGGLTIYPEQNEAEWNSTRILFSQKEFQLLSIFVKKHKKIVSRDELLEALWDDVDFVDDNTLTVNVNRLRRKLENAGLKDCISTIRGQGYQFQVNRKDEPEC from the coding sequence GTGTATCGGATTTTGCTTGTGGAAGATGATGAACGCATTGCTTCTTTGCTGGGCGGTCATCTTCAAAAATACGGATATGAAGTGAAAATTGCTGAACAGCTGAATGATATAAAATTGGAATTTATAGAAATGAAGCCGGATCTTGTGCTGCTTGATATTAATCTTCCTTTTTTTGACGGGTTTTATTGGTGCAGGCAAATCCGTACCATTTCCAATGCGCCGATTATCTTTATATCGGCACGAACCGATGAGATGAATCAGGTGATGGCGATTGAAAATGGCGGCGATGATTATATCACGAAGCCATTCCATTTAGAGGTAGTGGTGGCCAAAATCAAAAGCGTCCTGCGCCGCACATATGGTGAATACTCGCCCTCTTTGTCACAGGAATCAAGAATAATGGAGCTGGGCGGGCTCACGATTTATCCGGAACAGAACGAGGCGGAGTGGAACAGCACCCGCATTTTGTTTTCACAAAAAGAATTTCAGCTCCTATCCATTTTCGTGAAAAAACATAAAAAAATTGTCTCTCGTGATGAATTATTGGAGGCGTTGTGGGATGACGTTGATTTTGTCGATGATAATACGTTAACGGTCAATGTCAATCGGCTGCGGAGAAAACTGGAGAATGCAGGACTGAAAGATTGCATTTCAACGATAAGGGGACAAGGTTATCAATTTCAAGTCAATCGGAAGGATGAACCGGAGTGTTAA
- a CDS encoding arylamine N-acetyltransferase yields MIKMSDFLNDCFQKIGWEKDHVSFGDLPLFLEAMAYRFPFENRAVLANEDYKVTKEELWRRLVKEQRGGLCYDLNGFLYFVLREAGFQVKLIRGTVYAGHQEEWALDGTHAAVLLSAEKGDYILDIGFGINLALQPIPLSGETAQSPVGSFRIIEEETEKGSHVLWMDKGEGWQIGYAFTLDESDAGDLDDMKDMIHSHEKSPFNKSLLASKLTSNGRMVMSDRHLTIQENGGESQKSDIVSSEFEEKLNTYFL; encoded by the coding sequence GTGATAAAGATGAGTGACTTTCTAAATGACTGCTTTCAGAAAATCGGCTGGGAGAAAGACCATGTCAGCTTCGGCGATCTCCCCCTTTTTCTCGAAGCAATGGCATACCGTTTCCCATTTGAAAATCGTGCCGTACTCGCAAATGAGGATTATAAGGTAACAAAAGAAGAGCTATGGCGCCGTCTGGTCAAAGAACAGCGCGGCGGTCTGTGCTACGATTTAAATGGTTTCCTTTATTTTGTCCTGCGGGAGGCCGGGTTTCAAGTGAAGCTCATTCGGGGGACGGTTTATGCAGGACATCAAGAAGAGTGGGCGTTAGACGGAACGCATGCCGCTGTATTGCTTTCTGCGGAAAAAGGTGATTATATCTTAGATATCGGCTTCGGCATCAACCTGGCGCTCCAGCCGATACCGCTTTCCGGAGAAACGGCACAATCACCTGTCGGGTCATTCCGAATCATAGAAGAAGAGACAGAAAAGGGCAGTCATGTGCTGTGGATGGATAAAGGCGAAGGTTGGCAAATCGGTTACGCTTTTACCCTTGATGAGAGCGATGCCGGTGATTTAGATGACATGAAGGACATGATTCATTCTCATGAAAAATCTCCTTTTAACAAATCACTGCTCGCTTCAAAGCTGACATCGAACGGACGGATGGTCATGTCTGACCGCCATTTGACGATTCAGGAAAACGGCGGAGAGAGCCAAAAAAGTGATATTGTCTCTTCAGAGTTTGAAGAGAAATTAAATACTTATTTTTTGTAA
- a CDS encoding HPr family phosphocarrier protein encodes MVQQKVEVRLKTGLQARPAALFVQEANRFTSDVFLEKDGKKVNAKSIMGLMSLAVSTGTEVTLIAQGEDEQEALEKLAAYVQEEV; translated from the coding sequence ATGGTTCAACAGAAAGTGGAAGTTCGATTAAAGACAGGACTGCAGGCGCGTCCTGCTGCTTTGTTTGTGCAAGAAGCAAACCGTTTTACGTCAGATGTGTTTCTTGAGAAGGATGGGAAAAAAGTAAACGCAAAAAGCATCATGGGACTGATGAGCCTTGCGGTAAGCACAGGCACTGAGGTGACCTTGATTGCCCAGGGAGAAGACGAACAAGAGGCGCTGGAAAAGCTGGCTGCTTATGTTCAAGAAGAAGTTTAG
- the whiA gene encoding DNA-binding protein WhiA: MSFASETKKELTNLEVKDCCINAELSALIRMNGALSFTNRHLVLDVQTENAAIARRIYTLLKKQYDVSVELLVRKKMRLKKNNVYIVRFSENAKAILEDLKILEKNFVFERSISEELVKKRCCKRSYMRGAFLAGGSVNNPETSSYHLEIFSLYKEHNDSLCDLLNEFQLNSKTLERKKGYITYLKEAEKITEFLNVIGAHNSLLRFEDVRIVRDMRNSVNRLVNCETANLNKTIGASLRQVENIKYIDERIGLDALPEKLREIAQLRIDYQEVTLKELGEMVTSGKISKSGINHRLRKLDEIAEQLRTGQTVTLK, translated from the coding sequence ATGTCATTTGCATCGGAAACAAAAAAAGAATTAACGAATCTGGAAGTGAAAGACTGCTGCATTAACGCAGAGCTGTCTGCTCTTATCCGGATGAATGGAGCATTATCATTTACAAACCGCCATCTCGTACTTGATGTTCAAACCGAAAATGCGGCGATTGCCCGCCGCATCTATACATTGCTGAAAAAACAATATGATGTGTCGGTCGAGCTTCTGGTCAGAAAGAAAATGCGGCTGAAAAAGAATAACGTCTATATTGTGCGTTTTTCCGAAAATGCAAAAGCGATTTTAGAGGATTTAAAAATACTTGAGAAGAATTTTGTGTTTGAACGAAGTATTTCGGAAGAGCTGGTCAAAAAGAGATGCTGCAAACGCTCTTATATGAGAGGGGCATTTTTGGCGGGAGGTTCGGTCAATAACCCGGAAACCTCCTCGTATCATTTAGAAATCTTCTCTCTTTATAAGGAGCATAACGATTCATTATGCGACCTGTTAAATGAGTTTCAGTTAAACAGCAAAACGCTCGAACGTAAAAAAGGCTATATCACCTATTTAAAAGAGGCTGAAAAGATTACCGAATTTCTTAACGTAATCGGCGCCCACAATTCGCTTCTGCGATTTGAGGATGTCAGAATCGTCAGGGATATGAGAAATTCGGTCAATCGCCTCGTTAATTGTGAAACAGCCAACTTAAACAAAACGATCGGCGCTTCGCTCAGACAGGTGGAAAATATTAAATACATCGATGAACGGATCGGCCTTGATGCACTTCCTGAAAAACTTCGGGAAATCGCGCAGCTGCGGATTGATTATCAGGAAGTGACGCTGAAAGAACTAGGGGAAATGGTAACAAGCGGAAAAATCAGCAAATCAGGGATCAATCACAGGCTGAGAAAACTTGATGAAATCGCGGAACAGCTGCGGACAGGGCAAACCGTCACTTTAAAATAA
- the mgfK gene encoding gluconeogenesis morphogenetic factor has product MGQKPKIAIFGGGTGLSVLLRGLKHKPVDITAIVTVADDGGSSGRLRNELKIPPPGDIRNVLAALSDVEPLVEDLFQHRFNKGNDLTGHSLGNLILAAMTNITGDFFHAVTEMSKVLNVRGKVLPAANASVVLHAQMEDGRVVSGESTIPAYGQRIKRVFLTPEHIDPLPETIDVIREADLIIIGPGSLYTSILPNLLVPKIGEEVIKAQAKKVYICNVMTQPGETLHYTAADHVKALNQHMGCGFIDTILVNSEDIPDEIKRKYEMESARPVDFDIEELKAMELEVIRDQIVTYKNDVIRHDTHKVASLLVDLLKE; this is encoded by the coding sequence ATGGGACAAAAACCGAAAATCGCAATCTTTGGCGGGGGTACGGGTCTTTCTGTATTGCTTCGAGGCTTAAAGCATAAACCAGTTGACATTACGGCCATTGTGACAGTTGCCGATGATGGGGGGAGCTCTGGCCGTCTGCGGAATGAACTGAAAATTCCGCCTCCCGGAGACATCAGAAATGTGCTTGCCGCTTTATCCGATGTGGAGCCGCTTGTTGAAGATCTCTTTCAGCACCGCTTCAATAAGGGGAATGACTTAACAGGCCATTCTCTCGGGAATTTGATTTTGGCAGCGATGACAAATATAACCGGTGATTTTTTTCACGCTGTCACAGAAATGAGCAAGGTGCTGAATGTAAGAGGAAAAGTTTTGCCGGCTGCCAATGCCAGTGTCGTTCTGCATGCTCAGATGGAAGACGGCCGCGTGGTTTCAGGCGAGTCCACGATTCCGGCTTACGGACAGCGCATTAAGCGTGTTTTTCTCACGCCTGAACATATTGACCCGCTGCCGGAAACGATAGACGTAATCAGGGAAGCGGATTTGATTATCATCGGCCCGGGAAGCCTCTATACAAGCATTCTTCCCAATTTGCTCGTCCCAAAAATCGGGGAAGAAGTGATAAAGGCGCAGGCGAAAAAGGTATACATTTGCAACGTGATGACTCAGCCCGGCGAAACGCTTCATTACACCGCTGCTGATCACGTGAAAGCGCTCAATCAGCATATGGGCTGCGGTTTTATTGATACGATATTAGTGAACAGCGAAGACATTCCTGACGAAATCAAACGTAAGTACGAAATGGAATCGGCGCGCCCTGTTGATTTTGATATCGAAGAGCTGAAAGCGATGGAGCTGGAAGTCATCAGAGATCAAATCGTAACGTATAAAAATGACGTAATTCGTCACGATACACATAAAGTGGCTTCTCTTCTTGTCGATTTACTGAAAGAATGA
- the rapZ gene encoding RNase adapter RapZ, whose translation MSVSESHDIQLVIITGMSGAGKTVAIQSFEDLGYFCVDNLPPSLLPKFLELMKESNSKMSKVALVMDLRGREFFDRMIEALDEMAENPWITPRILFLDAKDSILVTRYKETRRSHPLASTGLPLEGIGLERELLEELKGRSQMIYDTSDMKPRDLREKIVNHFASNQGETFTVNVMSFGFKYGIPIDADLVFDVRFLPNPYYIESMRPLTGKDEEVSSYVMKWNETQKFNEKLIDLLSFMLPSYKREGKSQVVIAIGCTGGQHRSVTLAEHLADYFKKDYYTHVTHRDIEKRSRK comes from the coding sequence ATGAGTGTTAGTGAATCACATGATATTCAGCTTGTCATTATAACCGGAATGTCGGGAGCGGGAAAAACTGTCGCCATTCAAAGCTTTGAAGATCTCGGCTATTTCTGCGTCGATAATCTTCCGCCTTCATTACTTCCGAAATTTTTAGAGCTGATGAAGGAATCAAATTCGAAAATGAGCAAGGTTGCGCTTGTGATGGATTTGCGAGGACGTGAATTTTTTGACCGAATGATTGAAGCGCTGGATGAAATGGCGGAAAATCCGTGGATTACACCGCGAATTTTATTCTTGGACGCGAAGGATTCCATTCTCGTCACGAGATATAAAGAAACGAGACGTTCACATCCGCTGGCATCGACTGGCCTTCCGCTTGAAGGCATCGGCCTGGAACGTGAACTGCTTGAGGAATTAAAAGGCCGCTCTCAAATGATTTATGATACGTCAGACATGAAGCCGCGTGATTTGCGTGAAAAAATCGTAAATCACTTTGCGTCAAACCAAGGAGAAACATTTACTGTGAATGTCATGTCATTTGGTTTTAAATACGGTATCCCGATTGACGCAGACCTCGTCTTTGATGTCAGATTTTTGCCGAATCCTTATTATATCGAAAGCATGCGGCCGCTGACTGGCAAGGATGAAGAGGTTTCCTCTTACGTCATGAAGTGGAATGAAACGCAGAAGTTCAATGAAAAATTGATCGATCTGCTGAGCTTTATGCTTCCATCTTACAAAAGAGAAGGAAAAAGCCAGGTCGTCATTGCGATCGGCTGCACAGGGGGCCAGCACCGCTCTGTGACACTTGCCGAACATTTAGCTGATTATTTCAAGAAGGATTACTATACTCATGTTACTCACCGGGACATTGAAAAGAGAAGCCGGAAATAA
- a CDS encoding 8-oxo-dGTP diphosphatase: MQRVTNCVLQTDDKVLLLQKPRRGWWVAPGGKMESGESVRDSVIREYREETGIYIINPQLKGVFTFIIKEGDQIVSEWMMFTFVADSYTGQNVSESEEGKLQWHNVEEIQNLPMAPGDGHILDFMMKGQGLLHGTFTYTPDFKLLSYRLDPQHIK, translated from the coding sequence TTGCAAAGAGTGACAAATTGTGTGCTTCAGACGGATGACAAAGTCCTTCTGCTTCAAAAGCCGAGACGCGGCTGGTGGGTCGCGCCGGGAGGCAAAATGGAGAGCGGGGAATCAGTCAGAGACTCCGTCATCAGAGAGTACAGAGAAGAGACTGGTATCTATATCATAAACCCTCAGTTAAAAGGCGTTTTTACCTTTATCATTAAAGAAGGTGACCAGATAGTTTCTGAGTGGATGATGTTTACGTTTGTCGCTGATTCTTATACCGGACAAAATGTATCTGAATCAGAGGAAGGCAAATTGCAGTGGCACAATGTCGAGGAGATTCAAAACCTCCCAATGGCCCCGGGAGACGGCCATATTCTTGATTTTATGATGAAGGGACAAGGGCTGCTGCACGGTACATTTACGTATACACCGGACTTTAAGCTGCTCAGTTATCGTTTAGACCCGCAGCATATTAAATAG
- the trxB gene encoding thioredoxin-disulfide reductase, whose amino-acid sequence MSEEKVYDVIIIGAGPAGMTAAVYTSRANLSTLMIERGIPGGQMANTEDVENYPGFESILGPELSNKMFEHAKKFGAEYAYGDIKEVVDGKEYKVVKAGSKEYKARAVIISAGAEYKKIGVPGEKELGGRGVSYCAVCDGAFFKGKELVVVGGGDSAVEEGVYLTRFASKVTIVHRRDKLRAQSILQARAFDNEKIDFLWNKTVKEIHEENGKVGNVTLVDTVTGEESEFKTDGVFIYIGMLPLSKPFENLGITNEEGYIETNDRMETKVEGIFAAGDIREKSLRQIVTATGDGSIAAQSVQHYVEELQETLKTLK is encoded by the coding sequence GTGTCAGAAGAAAAAGTATATGACGTGATTATTATCGGCGCGGGTCCAGCTGGGATGACGGCCGCTGTATACACATCAAGAGCAAATTTATCGACATTAATGATTGAAAGAGGAATTCCTGGCGGGCAAATGGCAAATACGGAAGATGTAGAAAACTATCCTGGGTTTGAAAGCATTCTCGGACCTGAGCTTTCCAACAAAATGTTTGAACACGCGAAAAAATTTGGTGCTGAATACGCTTATGGCGATATTAAAGAAGTCGTTGACGGCAAAGAGTACAAAGTGGTGAAAGCCGGTTCAAAAGAATATAAAGCACGTGCAGTCATCATTTCCGCGGGTGCGGAGTATAAGAAAATAGGCGTGCCTGGCGAAAAAGAATTAGGCGGCCGCGGTGTTTCTTATTGTGCAGTATGTGACGGCGCTTTCTTTAAAGGCAAAGAGCTTGTCGTTGTTGGCGGGGGAGATTCCGCGGTGGAAGAAGGCGTGTATCTGACACGTTTCGCTTCAAAAGTAACGATTGTTCACAGACGTGATAAACTCCGTGCGCAAAGCATTCTCCAAGCGAGAGCATTTGATAATGAAAAAATTGATTTCCTATGGAACAAAACTGTGAAGGAAATTCATGAAGAAAACGGCAAAGTCGGTAACGTAACGCTTGTCGATACGGTAACCGGTGAAGAAAGTGAATTCAAAACAGACGGCGTATTCATTTACATCGGCATGCTTCCTCTGTCTAAACCGTTTGAAAATCTGGGCATTACGAATGAAGAGGGCTACATCGAAACAAACGACCGGATGGAAACAAAGGTTGAAGGGATTTTCGCTGCCGGAGACATTCGCGAAAAATCACTGCGCCAAATCGTAACAGCTACAGGAGACGGAAGTATTGCGGCACAAAGCGTCCAGCATTATGTCGAAGAGCTCCAAGAAACGCTGAAAACCTTAAAATAA